In Rhodothermales bacterium, the genomic stretch TGACCGACTGGTTGTTCAGGACGGCTCCAGTGATTCGACGCAACAGGAAGTCGAGGAACTGGGCGAGATGCAATTGAATCTCCCCTTCAACATTGGCTACGGCCTGGCTCTGCAGAC encodes the following:
- a CDS encoding glycosyltransferase, which codes for MTQRCLIVIPARNEQDTISDVIIGLRTHTPTLDRLVVQDGSSDSTQQEVEELGEMQLNLPFNIGYGLALQT